TTACATTACTTTTTTATGAGGAACTACTTCATTTTCAATACTCTATGTATGGTATGgtatgcaaatatataattaattttattttgtaggttataaacgaaaaattaaatcacTGTGTTGAACTTGTGGGAATTTTAGCAATGCGTTTAAGCGATCGCCATCATATTCGTTTAGAGTGGATGATCATTATTCTTATCATGGTCGAAGttgtttttgaaatattacattacatcaacagatatttttcatagttcaatatttataattgtatttgtAAGGTTTAAATTAGTATAATAGTAATTGCTATTAtctatattgtatttaattgtaaaaagataaatatatattataaataaaatttatacttttgcGCAGTTAAACTTTAGAACCATGTGGTGTTTATTcatgttaatatatttgtttataatgttgttattaattgttggctaatttaatactataattacattattttattttacgattatattttGCCCTATTCTATTTTGTGACcagttacatacatatatcatttgtttggcatttctttcttccacccACGTTTTTTGGTACATAATTTAGGATGAATGAAATAATCAATcacgtatataaattattaaacaatgaacataaatacataattatgttaatagaatattatttcgatcgattaatactaaattataaaataaaaaattactctttgaaaaaggaaaaaataagagGCAAAGGGAGTGCAAATAagtttttacataaaataaatatttttccaaataaaaaataaaagaatagtttcattttaaatttcggctgaaaaattctattattacttaaattttattattattaaattctatttaatgaatttaattatagaataaatttttgacCTTTACCTAAGAAAGTCAGCAGCTGCGAAATGCAACTCGTCAATAATTGCAATGTAGAACAAGGACACCtgtttactataatattttatcttccgttacattcataattattaacgtttaattaatgtaaattttaaaaaattataaatgttcgatttcttttattcttaattacaaatgcaaatgaagtttcttgataaaatttttcctACTTAAATCtacaatatttctattttctactcaatataaaaattgtaatataaaagtcGAAactaaaatatgtatgttatgcttaatattttagaaataataatctgATATAAATtgtgtaatgaaaataatgtaaaaaatcacttctatataatatatgattattCCATTTGTGTTACATATTACTAATataggaattttattattacaatttgtgttatatattattttcattttatacataaaagaaaaatattttatctttacatGTATTGTATATGATatacaagaatgaaatacatagagaacaaaattatatatacaactACAAGTAGGATaatgtacatttatatgtataatcagGTATAATGTATACACATGTACACGCAAATACGCACGCGCAGCCACGATGAGGGAATGGACATTGAATGAGGGATTCTATATATAACTTCGTGTACTATATTCTGTTAAGCATTAAAGATACGGTTTTGTATTTAACCTTTCAAAGTCTTTACCTTCTCCCATCTTATTTTATGacaatgattaaaaataatagattgcTGTTTAAACAGTAACATATCCTCTTACACGTATGGACCAATATAACttcaatttacatttaaacgTAATTCTAATGACATAAGTTTCATACGTAACTGAATCTAATTTTTACAAACGACGtaaagtaaaatgaaacgaagatttttatatgatacataatatattttttcataaagaGCAACTTCTTTTCTTACTTTGTGTGAATCAATCCATTATACAGCCTATCCAATATAAATCCTATTAACTTAaaccaaataataaattttacgtataatatcTTTAAGCTTTAcgaataacatataataacataatgaaatggatatttttataccttATTTACTATGCTTTCTATGGAccaatataatttcaatattatcaaATCAAATAGTAAGTTTTAAACAAtagtaattgtatttaaatttttacaaatgacataaagtgaaacgaaataaaggtccttatatattatgatatataattggataaaaagaaaaaaacgaaggACAGCATGCCTGCTGTTTTTTGTTTCAGCTAATTCAATAGAGACGCTCTATAGGTGAATTTCTTAGGTACATCCCTGTGAATCTCACGCATGACTCGCACCCTTCTGCGCCTGTATCGAAAGCGAAGCGGAGTTGTAAGCCAGTTTCAGCGATAATAGCAGCCACTTGTCGGCTAGCTGATGCCGTGGCAAGTTCAATTCTGTATTCCATGAGACAATACCATTCTCAAAAATACTATAGACATTAACATTCtacattacaaaatttacaaatatttacaaatcatCCAATTGTTTATAGTTATGTCAATCCAAAGCGGTTATCTACTTTCAAATTAAACGCTACACGTTTGTGCATATTTAcgtaagtatacatatataaattcacatggtttaacatttttttaacgacttaaaaaatatcatattttatctatttattatggttgtatatttaaattgatacATTAGTTAggttcatttataatattggGTGTCATATGTTTAAGTTACGTTTgctttgttttctatttttacgtttttgaGATTATGTGGATTCTAATCAATTCACTTCTGAGTAAGTGGgtggtatttttatttttatttttactgtattatttaaaattttcgtatcttttatgtatatttaagtttaCAAGTTggaattctaatttaattgaGATGTTtggtataattttgtgtgttAAATGCTTGAATAATGTTAAACAGAATATTAAAGCTGTATATAGTTTAATGTATTGTTGGTGAGTTACATGTGTTTTTGCTATTCGTgtaaaagtaatgaaattgCTATCAATGCAGTCCTGTGAGGAATGATGGCATGCGTCACGAGCTTTCGATTGATCGCCCTTCAACGTAGGACTTTCGCGctcattctttttttcagtTAACGATACGATTGCCACGCGTCACGAATCTCTTCTCTTGTTCCACTTCTCGTGCCTCTCTTTTTTCCGGCAAATATATCGCTATAGTcaatactacgttatatttaTCAAGTCTACTTCCTTTCAATGTATTATATCGATTATGGTTTTTTATTTGCGTACATATGTTTGGCTTCATATGATTTGTTTTAGATAACATTccgatataataattatattttaaataatttagttttcaataatagcttttattttacaatgagAGCAGAGTAGTACTACATTTTACAGTATTAACTatactacaattttatttttcatagtaattttcttttttaaaacagtgcagtattatatttcaaaatattaattatatattttaagtaatttaaagtattaacgatattataagtaatattatttctgcttttcgattttctttaattcagAAAATCTTGttggattgaaaaatatttttcctctttttactttttaattatattttaaataattttgaaaaattcttaacCAAGTTTTATTTGGCTTTTTTCGTTATCTTTAATTTAGAAGATGTTGGATTTATAGAGACGGCTTTTCTTTTCCAACTTAATCATATCGTAGCGGTGCATTAAGAAAGTAAGAGTCGATGTAAGTGTGAACcattgaaatatcgatttagGTCCAAATATAGTTTCCCTTTAGctacttaaataatataagagcGGAAGTATAACGAATACTTGTTGCGCATCTACCTTCGAcgaaaattgttcttttaaattttagctTCTCTTTTGGTTCTTCAATATTTATCTGATTAatccaaataattaataataataagtaatacaaatctaatttctaatatcttattcgaaaaatgaattatttccaaatgataatttcaaataataatgcaaagtaagaaataacattttttcgttgACACAATAGACAtcttaattattgtaaattattcggTTTTAACACAactcaaaatttaaatattttatcagatAATTGACTTGCATgatcattaataataacaagaaaagaaaacagtcATTGAACTGGACCTGATGGGCGAAAGAGCAGTATTTGTTAACAAAATCTGTCAGACACAAAtgaataaagttaaaaatatagctTCAGAATATAAACAGTACAGTAGAAGTACTATCGATGATACATATCGTCAGAAGTTTGTAGTTTTAGAacagatttattttcataaattttcgaaataaaggCCATCTCATTATATACGTAGTTCACAAAACTTTCTATTGAGTCGATtattactttcaatatttctctatttttcttttttaagttttaagaaacaaaaaaaaatttcaattctattaataaattcacctcttaatgtaataatttagaaaaaatcctaatttcgttaatgtaattctaaaaaaattgtgatgttttacattataagcAATTGACAGTAATACTActatttttcatgtttatgtacatacacgtacatcatttttatttgaactaATTCTACACAATCTTGAAgttaattcattaaaacttGAGACATTTATATGTAGGGTGTATCCTTTAAGATTAAACATCATTCATTAGGCATTTCGAATAACCTGACAAAgaaatgtttcgaataaaagCTATGTAAGTCAAGTTTCGGTCCGCAACACATCTGAGAATTAaagatttcgaaaaaaattctttttcaataaaaaatcaatcaaAATATCTCTTTGATTATCGAtcatagaatttaattaattaaatgtctATTTTTTATAGGCTAATGTACATTACAGAATGTTTctgatatatttcaaatgatttcaaaattctacTAAGGTAAACAATGGATATGACAGTAAAGGATATAAGTGGAGGAACCAGATGGGTCTGTCCAAATGATAGACATTTGTCATTGAGAGCAAAGTAAGCATAAATTTCAATACCTCTTTATAAGTATATAGGAAAATGGAGAAAGTCcttctatgaaatttaatttaatttgtaagtATTAGAATGAAATAGAATGAATAAGTATCAGAATGAAAGTTTGGAAGTTGTTCTATAACAAGATATAGTCaaagtacaaaaaatgtatttttaaatcttatattacagaaaaataacagaagtagaatttttcatagaacaattagttaaaatattatcaaagtTAGATATCtaaaaagagaattattttgcttttaatatttgtttaattttttttgtagtCTAACAgtcaaaaagatatttttaatttaaaaactcaGCTTAAAAGTATGTAAAAAGTTCtaagagagggaaagagggagagggagagagagagagagagagaaagagaaagagagagagagagagagagaggaagaaagaattctgagaaatttacaaaatttatgtcacaattaaaagaaatttaatttaatcaatgTTTTAAGCTCATCTTTCATGTTGCTCAAAGTTAAAAGATGGTTTCAGAAttacttatacttatttatgtattatgtatatatatatgataattagataaataatttattctataatatgAGTTGCTTCTCATTGTGATTTGAattcttatatatttcttttgtcaATAAgacacatatatttttaataaaatatcaataattagGTTGCAAACAGGTTGGTCTGTAAAGACTGGCTCTCTAGATTCAAAATGGGGTACTTACTCCAATTCTTACTCAAGTGGCACTAATCGATGTGCACAATCATTTGTACTTACTGAGGAGGAACAACAGACAATTATACAGGTAAAatttcgaacaaatacaaatataacttttctttttccttcttactTAAGTTTTTGACCCTTAAATGGATTTCTAGTTTTGTATTATGTAAGTTGtatgtgtataataatttctttgtccCATTTCCTACACAGCAATTTCCTTAGAAGAAtgattattctataaaataatgaatatattattaattaacacatAAGGATTAAATGTCAATCAAAGTAAACAGCTCACATATTTATCATCTTTTCattactttcaatattttaggTCATTCAGAGAGCAGAAGCTTTAAATTTATCAGAACAGGAAAGAATCGGTAGATTAGTAGAAAGATTAGAGAATATGAAACGCAATGTCTGTATAGTCACTACAACAAGATTAAACGAAAGGAGAAGATGCAGTAGCAGATGCTTGAACAGTGCACACTGTGTGTGTTCTTGCGCACTTTGTGGTGAAAAATTTGGTGCAGTATTAGGTGCATCAGCAAATCTCTGTAAAGATTGTCGAAAATACATATGTCAAAAATGTGGTATCGAGACtaatgaattaaattcaatACTTACGAATGTCTCCGCAACAAGAGAAAGAACACAAGAAAGAACAGCTATGCAACGAATTGTTAGTAGATCTAGTAGTGGTCAGAGGCAATTTCTTTGTCGAATCTGCGCCGAGAGTAGAGAAATGTGGAAGAAAAGTGGCGCTTGGTTTCTCAAAGGAATgccaaaatatattttacccGAGAAAAAGGtatgtatagaaattatattttatacctttttacttcattttaatttgtgattaaattcaattaaaattttatgctAAAGATATTACTAGAACAAAGGTTGTGttataataatgttataatagtttaaatgtaaGAGATGTACATAGTAGATTTTTGCATAATGTATGTACAACGTAGCTTTCTTAAAATTACAGGAACGTGGATGGTCAAGATCTATTCACAAGACATCCACTTGGACAATCGGAGGTAATAAATCCCTTGAATCTGCAGAGCCTCAAGATTCTTCTTCTGATGAAGAAGTAACACGACGCCTAGCTTTAGCTCGAGGGCAGTCTGATTCACTGTCAAGCTTACAAAGAAATCAAGATAGTATTACTACCAAAACTTATTCATCACCATCGAATTCTGCTCAACCAACTAGTAGTACATCTAAATCACGAGGGCAACGCCTCTCGCCATTAAATAGCCGTGAGGAATGTTTAGATCAGTTAGGCAGATCTACCCTTTCTATTACTTCTCAATGTAGTCGTCTTTCACCATCTCCTACAAGCCCTCGTTCACGAATATCTTTAAGAGCTAACAGCAATGATTCTCAAACCGAACAGCATGTTTCGTTTGAAGATGAAATTATCgatgaaaagaacaaaaagctCGAGGATATTAATGAAGCTACTTGTAAATTAGAGATCAATTTATGTGATCAACCAAAAAACTCTCAGATACTATCTTTCAGGTAGGTaagaatgataaatattagattatataATAAGTTCATTTGTTTTctgatattacattttaaggTGTTTTAAGAAATCAAAGTTTTAAGGagtcaaatttcaaaatgccTTAATAAATATAGGTTCAAATATCATTAGTTtcagaattataatatattttcagctATGAGCCTGTAATAACATAAAGTTATTTTCCACACATAGATTTACACATAGTTTactttcgtattatttaaatacaaatggCAATTCTAAACAAGCAGCATGCCTGTATCAAAAAACCTGATgcttgtttaaataaatgcgaatgaatttattattatacaaccTGATGAAAGAGTGGAAGTTTAGCTGATATTAGTTGATATCTTACAGATCGAATTTTACAACAGTTCCAATGATACCAACAACGACAATGACAATTGTGTCAATGGAACAAGTTCCAGAACAACCTCAGGTCTATGAGAAATGTATAGATCAGGAAAGAAACCAATCTTCCTCAGAACAAGGGAATCTTCATAGCAACAATCAAATTGATTTAGTACGACAACAAACACCAGAATATGGTAGGCATATAATCTAATATCTAATAGTACAAGAATagttaaaacaaaaatatatttaaaaaatatgattaaaagATTGATATATTAGAAATCTATTAGAAATGAGTGAAAGCTTAAGAATGTTGAgtcaagaatttttaatagtcCAGGAATTGGATAatgatatacatgtataagAATATCAGGCTTTCTAGAATTTCACACATTATGTATGGTATGATTGCATAGGTATAAACTTTATTTGATATGACCAAAGACATAGCATTTTGAGCTTTGaagtaatttcaaattctatatataattaaattaaaaaagctaATACATAGATATGATATAAACATTTCTGATCTACAATTATATCcaataaaattctttgaaatgtATTCATTTTACATATCCAAAACAAACTTATTGATAATATCAAATACTCATGACATGTCCCAAACATTAATTCATGATATTGGAAGTTACTAAGAAGTACCTAAAATCTGGGATCTAAACATCTGAGatctgaaatttaaattcatgtaatcaaactatatttttcaaaatagaaaCGAGACAAAATTATGGAACCCTAGAAGTCGCTTTGCGATACGACCCAACAATTCAATGTCTCCAGTGTAAAGTGGAACGAGCACGAGGTCTGCAACCAATGGATATTCATGGCCTTGCCGATCCGTTCTGCAAACTTAACATATTACCAGTTGACATAATTGCGACCACGAAGCGACTTCGAACAAAAACGGTCCACAAAACACGGGATCCGGAATTTAATGAGACTCTAAATTTCTATGGAACAACGGAAACTGATGTATGAATAAAAACAGGTTCTTCAAATGATTAAGGAAGGATACAATAgctcacgaaaatattcaaatacttgtAGAAAACCACTATTATATGTGTTATAGAACGCATTTTGAAATgtcattagcactgtaataAAACCTGCTTATCATGACCATATCAGTAAAGTCTGAAACatctaaaaatgtacataaaaacTACAAGATGTTTAATACAagcatatattttacagaCATAACAGAAGTATTTAAACAATCGGTTATCCATTACGGTAGTAACTCTCAATATTCAATGGGATCATctttaatactacatatatatgtaggcTTGAAATGATTGTTCATgctgtatattaatttgttgtacatatgaaatatatgtttgtGGTAAACAGATTGGTTTTAAATTTaaccaatataatcataatagtCGTGCCtcattacagtgctaatggaattttaaaatgttttatgtaacatatacaatatacatatacataaaagttttctatggtaaataatcaaatacttttgtgagaCATTGTACCTTTGAGttcttaaataaatgaataaaagagaattGATTTTATGAGACTCATAAAGGTATATCCCTCCTTaaatgataatgatataaaatatcgcaaaattaattgaaaaaattaatgattcaTGATAGATATGGAATGGCAAGGCACTACACATCTTAATCCTTCAGGATGATCCAGCAGGTCAAGATTTCCTGGGAGAAGCAAAATTTCCTCTGCATGAATTACAACCGCATCAAACAAAACATTACAATGTTCCATTACAAGATCACTATGCAGTATGTATAATTAGAACTCTaatctctttatttctttttaatattaagtaataacgattacaaatgatataaacatattattatattattttaattatactgttttatttcaagGAGTGTTTTAGTCTAAAAGATGGTTTTTCGAGTCGATTTTTggcatatataaatatgtacataataaatacgtgtataaaaagaaaaacaaatagtTATTAAAGAGTCAAGATTCATttgtttctatatatatatatatatgtattcatattttaaataattataaaatagcgAGCAGTGACACATAACTGTAGcaaagttataaattttatcttgatatctttaaaaggaaaatataaatgcgAAAGTccaaaaatcgaattttttaacCTTTTGGACGCGAATGTTTTCTTAATCGATTTTATACTATCAAATCTGCATATCGTTCATTATTTCCCCTTGTGCATTTAACGTTTCATTATCGTTCAAGAATTTTACTGATCTTTAATTACTAATCTTTATAAACATAATCATTTCCcgcgtttaaaatttttcgcGACGGCCGACTTTACTTACATTATTGCAGACACTAAGATATAAGAGCTCGACGTTGGCATAGGTGGACAACGAAGAAGCAGCTTGGGGCGTGATTTCCAGTGGACGAGGACAGATTCAAGTGAGTCTAAGTTACTGTACAAGACGGCGAGCATTGACGGTCACAATTCATCGAGCTACAAATCTTCTTCCTATGGACAGTAACGGATTTTCTGATCCATTCGTCAAGCTGTGCCTTATAGAGAACGTGACAAACAATCATCGACAACGTGTCTTCGACTATTCAATCGCACGTATTACTGCTAAAAAGCTAGTATCAAAGAAAACCACAAATCGCAATGCGCAAAGTACAACAATCAAATGGAAAACTTTAAATCCAGAGTGGAACGAAGAGTTTGCTTTTGCTACTCGATTAACAGA
This genomic window from Bombus pyrosoma isolate SC7728 linkage group LG4, ASM1482585v1, whole genome shotgun sequence contains:
- the LOC122567107 gene encoding rabphilin-1-like, with translation MDMTVKDISGGTRWVCPNDRHLSLRAKLQTGWSVKTGSLDSKWGTYSNSYSSGTNRCAQSFVLTEEEQQTIIQVIQRAEALNLSEQERIGRLVERLENMKRNVCIVTTTRLNERRRCSSRCLNSAHCVCSCALCGEKFGAVLGASANLCKDCRKYICQKCGIETNELNSILTNVSATRERTQERTAMQRIVSRSSSGQRQFLCRICAESREMWKKSGAWFLKGMPKYILPEKKERGWSRSIHKTSTWTIGGNKSLESAEPQDSSSDEEVTRRLALARGQSDSLSSLQRNQDSITTKTYSSPSNSAQPTSSTSKSRGQRLSPLNSREECLDQLGRSTLSITSQCSRLSPSPTSPRSRISLRANSNDSQTEQHVSFEDEIIDEKNKKLEDINEATCKLEINLCDQPKNSQILSFRSNFTTVPMIPTTTMTIVSMEQVPEQPQVYEKCIDQERNQSSSEQGNLHSNNQIDLVRQQTPEYETRQNYGTLEVALRYDPTIQCLQCKVERARGLQPMDIHGLADPFCKLNILPVDIIATTKRLRTKTVHKTRDPEFNETLNFYGTTETDIWNGKALHILILQDDPAGQDFLGEAKFPLHELQPHQTKHYNVPLQDHYAVDNEEAAWGVISSGRGQIQVSLSYCTRRRALTVTIHRATNLLPMDSNGFSDPFVKLCLIENVTNNHRQRVFDYSIARITAKKLVSKKTTNRNAQSTTIKWKTLNPEWNEEFAFATRLTDLMKFTLYLTVWDKDFGKSNDYLGGLELSCNSKGARLRHWIDVIKFPDHRHRAWHNLIDTILPIE